One window of the Natronomonas marina genome contains the following:
- a CDS encoding ATP-dependent DNA helicase: MSADPDWRPIFGHDEPYDEQVDGIETAIETARNSGFLALEGACGTGKTMLALTAGIDLVRDPDSDFERVFVLTSVKQQLRQFEEDLRTINANLPDDWRPVSAMTLVGKADVCPYNLAGAGDIDDGNVYERCEGLRERTRALTEGTTADSLAAEARSQQVGLADSGAREGGGATYLEAAGEPTPYPPETPEGGDGDVEYCPFYAGFLADLPEDGDPSEAVPFDPTDVGLVEPEDLVRLSASHGSCPHSVMGALLPKLEVLVGNYYHAFDPTTVQSFTGALVDEETFVVCDEAHMLEPRVRELVGDDVSDRALSDAGAELSRVIQPLAAMEEAGQDARHGRDAKEAAATIREELDETDVTLGELRDTRRFLSALEEELDRRVTDHLDAERPGWRRNLPDLEDDEIPLRDPEEPGVDELTAWAERNGFDAKVWTRSETVCAVVARVLNTLEEEDTRRAAPAVGRTLSTWYRADHTDFFREIRLERTIDESRPAESWRRAYVARYSLHNCLPAGAIGERLGEFGGGVLMSATLEPLDVFAEVTGLRHLESEADRPVVERTYGLEFPESNRASMALSTPKFTYANRGNPGEDTETRHAHARAIRQVAAAPGNVLVGMPSYREAEWAASVLDDCDKEVLVDASTDDVATERLKRAFFDGDPKVLVTSLRGTLTEGVDYRGDRLSAAIVCGVPIINTASPRTRAVRTAYDRAFGDGFRSALAVPAVRKARQAVGRVIRGPDERGVRVLCDERYARESWDSVRELLGEAEREEFDAVSTDMFEFALERFWDDSG; this comes from the coding sequence GTGTCCGCCGACCCCGACTGGCGCCCCATCTTCGGCCACGACGAGCCCTACGACGAGCAGGTCGACGGCATCGAGACCGCAATCGAGACGGCCCGCAATTCGGGCTTCCTGGCCCTGGAGGGCGCCTGCGGGACTGGCAAGACGATGCTGGCGCTGACCGCCGGCATCGACCTCGTCCGGGACCCGGATTCGGACTTCGAGCGCGTGTTCGTCCTCACGAGCGTCAAACAGCAACTGCGGCAGTTCGAGGAGGACCTCCGGACCATCAACGCGAACCTGCCGGACGACTGGCGGCCCGTCTCGGCGATGACGCTCGTCGGGAAGGCCGACGTCTGCCCGTACAACCTCGCCGGCGCCGGCGACATCGACGACGGCAACGTCTACGAGCGCTGCGAGGGGCTCCGCGAGCGGACCCGGGCGCTGACCGAGGGGACGACCGCCGACTCGCTCGCGGCCGAGGCGCGCAGCCAGCAGGTCGGCCTCGCCGACTCCGGCGCCCGCGAGGGCGGCGGCGCGACCTACCTCGAGGCCGCCGGCGAGCCGACCCCCTATCCGCCCGAGACGCCCGAGGGCGGCGACGGCGACGTCGAGTACTGCCCCTTCTACGCGGGGTTCCTCGCGGACCTGCCCGAGGACGGCGACCCCTCGGAGGCCGTCCCCTTCGACCCGACGGACGTGGGTCTCGTCGAACCCGAGGACCTCGTCCGGCTGTCGGCGAGTCACGGCTCCTGTCCGCACTCGGTGATGGGCGCGCTGCTGCCGAAACTGGAGGTGCTCGTCGGCAACTACTACCACGCCTTCGACCCGACGACGGTGCAGTCCTTCACCGGCGCCCTCGTCGACGAGGAGACGTTCGTCGTCTGCGACGAGGCGCACATGCTCGAACCGCGCGTCCGGGAACTGGTCGGCGACGATGTCTCCGACCGGGCGCTTTCGGACGCCGGCGCGGAACTGTCGCGGGTCATCCAGCCGCTGGCGGCGATGGAGGAGGCGGGCCAGGACGCCCGTCACGGCCGCGACGCGAAGGAAGCGGCCGCGACGATTCGGGAGGAACTGGACGAGACGGACGTGACGCTCGGGGAGTTGCGCGACACCCGCCGGTTCCTCTCGGCGCTTGAGGAGGAACTCGATCGCCGCGTGACCGACCACCTCGACGCCGAACGGCCGGGCTGGCGGCGGAACCTCCCGGACCTCGAGGACGACGAGATACCGCTCCGGGACCCGGAGGAACCGGGCGTCGACGAACTGACGGCGTGGGCCGAGCGCAACGGCTTCGACGCGAAGGTCTGGACCCGGAGCGAGACGGTCTGTGCCGTCGTCGCCCGCGTGCTGAACACCCTCGAGGAGGAGGACACCCGCCGGGCGGCCCCGGCGGTCGGCCGGACGCTTTCGACGTGGTACCGGGCCGACCACACGGACTTCTTCCGGGAGATACGGCTGGAGCGAACCATCGACGAGAGCCGGCCGGCCGAGTCGTGGCGACGGGCCTACGTCGCCCGCTACTCGCTGCACAACTGCCTGCCGGCCGGCGCCATCGGCGAGCGCCTCGGCGAGTTCGGCGGCGGCGTCCTGATGAGCGCGACGCTGGAACCGCTGGACGTCTTCGCGGAGGTGACCGGTCTCCGGCACCTCGAGTCGGAGGCCGACCGGCCGGTCGTCGAGCGGACCTACGGTCTGGAGTTCCCCGAGTCCAACCGCGCCTCGATGGCGCTGTCGACGCCGAAGTTCACCTACGCTAACCGCGGCAATCCCGGCGAGGACACCGAGACCCGCCACGCCCACGCCCGCGCCATCCGGCAGGTGGCGGCCGCGCCCGGCAACGTCCTCGTCGGGATGCCCTCCTATCGGGAGGCGGAGTGGGCCGCCTCGGTTCTCGACGACTGCGACAAGGAGGTGCTCGTCGACGCCTCGACGGACGACGTGGCGACCGAGCGCCTCAAGCGGGCGTTCTTCGACGGCGACCCGAAGGTGCTCGTCACCAGCCTCCGCGGGACGCTGACGGAGGGCGTCGACTACCGGGGCGACCGCCTCTCGGCGGCCATCGTCTGCGGCGTCCCCATCATCAACACCGCGAGTCCCCGCACGCGGGCGGTCCGGACGGCCTACGACCGCGCCTTCGGCGACGGCTTCCGGTCCGCGCTGGCGGTGCCGGCCGTCCGGAAGGCCAGACAGGCCGTCGGGCGCGTCATCCGCGGGCCCGACGAGCGGGGCGTCCGGGTGCTGTGCGACGAGCGCTACGCCCGCGAGTCGTGGGACAGCGTCCGCGAGTTGCTCGGCGAGGCCGAGCGCGAGGAGTTCGACGCCGTCAGCACCGACATGTTCGAGTTCGCCCTCGAGCGGTTCTGGGACGACTCAGGGTAG
- a CDS encoding DUF1684 domain-containing protein, translating into MEFDTDAWRTELRSYRDQKDEQFAESRQSPLPPDERAEFDGLDYFEPDPDYRVEATVETVDSDETVTMETSTEGEQLYHRATRLSFEVPDASGEATEATLVAYQRVDHDGGSLFVPFRDKTTGQQTYPGGRYMELHHDGNLEDGAEVPLDFNLAYSPFCAYSDAYECPLPPRENWLEIAIPAGERYEG; encoded by the coding sequence ATGGAGTTCGACACCGACGCCTGGCGGACGGAACTGCGGTCCTACCGCGACCAGAAGGACGAGCAGTTCGCCGAGTCCCGGCAGTCGCCGCTGCCGCCAGACGAGCGAGCGGAGTTCGACGGACTGGACTACTTCGAGCCGGACCCCGACTACCGGGTCGAGGCGACGGTCGAGACCGTCGACAGCGACGAGACGGTGACGATGGAGACGTCGACCGAGGGCGAACAGCTGTACCACCGGGCCACTCGCCTCTCCTTCGAGGTGCCCGACGCGTCCGGCGAGGCGACGGAGGCGACGCTCGTCGCCTACCAGCGCGTCGACCACGACGGCGGGTCGCTGTTCGTCCCGTTCCGGGACAAGACGACCGGCCAGCAGACCTACCCCGGCGGCCGGTACATGGAACTGCACCACGACGGGAACCTGGAGGACGGCGCGGAGGTGCCGCTGGACTTCAACCTCGCGTACAGCCCCTTCTGTGCGTACAGCGACGCCTACGAGTGCCCGCTACCGCCGCGGGAGAACTGGCTGGAGATTGCGATTCCGGCCGGCGAGCGGTACGAGGGTTAG
- a CDS encoding histidine kinase, with amino-acid sequence MSTTTENARPTGPASGSWQAGVLGGIVGAAVMGALVVVMNPPTVGVAIPSLYGLAPPQNAAAGLVVHVSHGAVLGVVFAGIVGAADLDSTGKQVGVGAVWGVVTWAVLAALVMPAWLGAVGSPANPPLPNFAPPSLLWHAVYGVVLGGVYAGVEGRF; translated from the coding sequence ATGTCGACCACGACAGAGAACGCACGACCGACCGGCCCGGCGAGCGGAAGCTGGCAGGCCGGCGTCCTCGGAGGTATCGTCGGCGCGGCCGTCATGGGCGCGCTCGTCGTCGTGATGAACCCCCCGACCGTCGGGGTCGCCATCCCGTCGCTGTACGGGCTGGCGCCGCCGCAGAACGCGGCCGCGGGGCTCGTCGTCCACGTCTCCCACGGCGCGGTGCTCGGCGTCGTCTTCGCCGGCATCGTCGGTGCCGCGGACCTCGACTCGACCGGCAAACAGGTCGGCGTCGGCGCCGTCTGGGGCGTCGTCACCTGGGCCGTGCTCGCGGCGCTCGTGATGCCCGCCTGGCTGGGCGCGGTCGGGTCGCCGGCGAACCCGCCGTTGCCCAACTTCGCGCCGCCGTCGCTGCTGTGGCACGCCGTCTACGGGGTCGTCCTCGGCGGCGTCTACGCGGGCGTCGAGGGCCGGTTCTGA
- a CDS encoding DUF2391 family protein — protein MARFRPHRRFRLADSAQQVVGGFLLAGPFVVTEEVWVLAESMNVYQALLTVAIVFTIGYAALYKAADRDPEDDFELAGVPARFASLMLVSYGAVLVLAVAFDAPGTFLADLPPRRTAVVTAKAVGIGAVFSVVGAATADSVF, from the coding sequence ATGGCCCGGTTCCGCCCGCACCGTCGCTTCCGGTTGGCCGACTCCGCCCAGCAGGTCGTCGGCGGGTTCCTGCTGGCCGGCCCGTTCGTCGTCACCGAGGAGGTGTGGGTGCTCGCCGAGAGCATGAACGTCTATCAGGCGCTTTTGACGGTCGCCATCGTGTTCACCATCGGCTACGCGGCGCTGTACAAGGCGGCCGACCGGGACCCCGAGGACGACTTCGAACTCGCCGGCGTTCCCGCCAGGTTCGCCTCGCTGATGCTCGTCTCCTACGGTGCGGTCCTGGTCCTGGCGGTCGCGTTCGACGCGCCCGGAACCTTCCTCGCCGACCTCCCGCCTCGACGGACCGCCGTCGTCACCGCGAAGGCGGTCGGCATCGGCGCGGTCTTCAGCGTCGTCGGCGCCGCGACGGCCGACTCGGTGTTCTAG
- a CDS encoding Sjogren's syndrome/scleroderma autoantigen 1 family protein, with translation MSDDFDREAEREKLREQYERDQAKREASERMSELLLQGATMTNRHCPECHSPVFTYEGTAFCPTCQREVTEDGELAGEAGADGTGADAEADAGTADAGTTADPAANGETVETDPGADDASPDAAADSTPASDPTDEKAAEEPTADEPREPERREPREETRPAPARERRPARVDPPARREEPGDAGERRDLADAEAALVREITNLTRRAEETRDVGRKRDFFAAAREAAETLETVRRL, from the coding sequence ATGAGCGACGACTTCGACCGCGAAGCCGAACGCGAGAAACTGCGCGAGCAGTACGAGCGCGACCAGGCCAAGCGAGAGGCCTCCGAGCGGATGAGCGAACTCCTCCTGCAGGGCGCGACGATGACGAACCGCCACTGCCCGGAGTGTCACTCGCCGGTGTTCACCTACGAGGGGACGGCGTTCTGCCCGACCTGCCAGCGCGAGGTCACCGAGGACGGCGAGTTGGCCGGCGAGGCCGGCGCCGACGGCACCGGCGCGGACGCCGAAGCCGACGCCGGCACCGCCGACGCCGGGACGACCGCCGACCCCGCGGCCAACGGCGAGACCGTCGAGACCGACCCCGGCGCCGACGATGCGAGTCCCGATGCGGCAGCCGACTCGACGCCGGCCTCCGACCCCACCGACGAGAAAGCGGCCGAGGAGCCGACCGCCGACGAACCCCGCGAGCCGGAACGGCGCGAGCCCCGCGAGGAGACCCGCCCCGCGCCGGCCCGCGAGCGCCGGCCCGCCAGGGTCGACCCGCCGGCCCGACGCGAGGAGCCGGGCGACGCCGGCGAGCGCCGCGACCTCGCCGACGCCGAGGCCGCGCTGGTCCGCGAGATAACCAACCTGACCCGGCGGGCCGAGGAGACCCGCGACGTCGGCCGCAAGCGGGACTTCTTCGCCGCCGCACGCGAGGCCGCCGAGACGCTGGAGACCGTCCGGCGGCTGTAG
- a CDS encoding APC family permease: protein MGAETDYGVIDRRVGLVGGTGLVVGNVIGIAIFVLAAPLTADAGPSVVLAMLVAGVPLVFSLLTVLQLGGAIPVAGGTYVYGSRLVAPFWGFATPWVVVPGVWAGLLFTAHGFADYAGYFLQLPMETMMYAILATFLVVNLLGIRLVAWLQLGMVAVLVAGMLAFIVPGALTADPGNFTPTFPEGLGPFVVAVVALHFPLRGFSMVIEIGEEIENPAKNIPRVLAISALVGLTLMVALLAVFVGVAGWQGVGDLDAAVAAVAGDFLPEPLVALVAVSALLGSLTSVNTTFASYSRTIMRAGRDDVVPSGLADLNDRFDTPHRAVLLLGVPPLVLVPFTPSPVVLSVALSLAILFAVFVGGLALWNLPRLFPQRYEHSLYRLPMPVLRVTAVGSVCSAILLWLALGTRLPRVAGAVFAWLCLGWVVFRLRVRRYRARGINLPERMRTLHDHESG from the coding sequence ATGGGAGCCGAGACGGACTACGGCGTCATCGACCGCCGCGTCGGCCTCGTCGGCGGGACGGGACTGGTCGTCGGCAACGTTATCGGCATCGCCATCTTCGTGCTCGCGGCGCCGCTGACCGCCGACGCCGGCCCGAGCGTCGTGCTGGCGATGCTCGTGGCCGGCGTCCCGCTGGTCTTCAGCCTCCTCACCGTCCTCCAGCTCGGCGGCGCCATCCCGGTCGCCGGCGGGACCTACGTCTACGGCTCCCGGCTCGTCGCGCCCTTCTGGGGATTTGCGACGCCGTGGGTCGTCGTGCCCGGCGTCTGGGCCGGACTCCTCTTTACCGCCCACGGGTTCGCCGACTACGCCGGCTACTTCCTCCAGCTCCCGATGGAGACGATGATGTACGCGATCCTCGCGACGTTTCTGGTGGTCAACCTCCTCGGCATCCGACTCGTCGCGTGGCTCCAGCTCGGCATGGTCGCCGTCCTGGTCGCCGGCATGCTCGCTTTCATCGTCCCGGGCGCGCTCACGGCCGACCCCGGTAACTTCACCCCGACCTTCCCCGAGGGCCTGGGCCCGTTCGTCGTCGCCGTCGTCGCGCTGCACTTCCCGTTGCGGGGCTTCAGCATGGTCATCGAGATCGGCGAGGAGATAGAGAACCCCGCGAAGAACATCCCCCGCGTGCTCGCCATCTCGGCGCTCGTCGGGCTGACGCTCATGGTCGCGCTGCTCGCGGTGTTCGTCGGCGTCGCCGGCTGGCAGGGCGTCGGCGACCTCGACGCCGCCGTCGCCGCCGTCGCCGGCGACTTCCTCCCCGAACCGCTCGTCGCCCTGGTCGCCGTCTCGGCGTTGCTCGGCTCGCTCACCTCGGTGAACACCACGTTCGCCAGCTACTCCCGGACCATCATGCGCGCCGGCCGCGACGACGTCGTCCCCTCCGGGCTCGCCGACCTCAACGACCGCTTCGACACCCCGCACCGCGCGGTGCTGCTGCTCGGCGTGCCGCCGCTCGTCCTCGTCCCGTTCACCCCGTCGCCGGTCGTGCTCTCGGTCGCGCTGTCTCTGGCAATCCTCTTTGCCGTCTTCGTCGGCGGACTGGCGCTGTGGAACCTCCCGAGGCTCTTCCCGCAGCGCTACGAGCACTCGCTGTACCGGCTCCCGATGCCGGTGCTGCGCGTCACGGCCGTCGGGAGCGTCTGCTCGGCGATCCTCCTGTGGCTCGCACTCGGCACGCGGCTACCGCGGGTCGCCGGCGCCGTCTTCGCGTGGCTCTGTCTCGGATGGGTCGTCTTCCGGCTCCGGGTCCGTCGGTACCGCGCCCGCGGAATCAACCTGCCCGAACGGATGCGGACGCTCCACGACCACGAGTCCGGGTAG
- a CDS encoding ABC transporter ATP-binding protein: MRVTLDAVSKRYGPTTAVSDLTATVEDGEFFTLVGPSGCGKTTTLRLLAGFEAPTEGAIRFDAESMAGVPPEDRGVGLVFQSYALFPHMTVAENVGYGLRFSDPPGGLSTDERVAELLELVDLPGMGDRNPTELSGGQQQRVALARALAPDPDLLLLDEPMSALDARLRERLRRDVREIQQDLGVTTVYVTHDQAEALAVSDRVAVLSDGRLEQVGRPRDLYRRPESRFVAEFLGENNVFDAEVVDGSGPGGETEGSSVRVQGHDFRLSPVEMPSDGRLTFCVRPAAFRRDAGENRITADVLDSEFLGETTRVHLAWEGRRLVVALDNPPEIDEVTVGFDPDDAWVLP; the protein is encoded by the coding sequence ATGCGAGTGACGCTGGACGCCGTCTCGAAGCGCTACGGCCCGACGACGGCGGTGTCGGACCTCACCGCGACCGTCGAGGACGGCGAGTTCTTCACGCTCGTCGGCCCCTCGGGGTGCGGCAAGACCACGACGCTGCGGCTGCTTGCCGGCTTCGAGGCCCCCACGGAGGGCGCCATCCGCTTCGACGCCGAGTCGATGGCGGGCGTGCCGCCGGAGGACCGCGGCGTCGGCCTGGTCTTCCAGAGCTACGCCCTCTTCCCCCACATGACGGTCGCCGAGAACGTTGGCTACGGGCTCCGGTTTTCCGACCCACCCGGCGGTCTCTCGACGGACGAGCGGGTCGCCGAACTCCTCGAACTCGTCGACCTCCCGGGGATGGGCGACCGCAATCCGACCGAACTATCGGGCGGCCAGCAACAGCGGGTCGCGCTGGCGCGGGCGCTGGCGCCCGACCCCGACCTCCTGCTGCTCGACGAACCGATGAGCGCGCTGGACGCCCGTCTCCGGGAACGGCTCCGGCGGGACGTCCGCGAGATACAGCAGGACCTCGGCGTCACGACGGTGTACGTCACCCACGACCAGGCGGAGGCGCTGGCCGTCTCCGACCGCGTGGCGGTCCTCTCGGACGGCCGACTCGAGCAGGTCGGCCGCCCCCGCGACCTGTACCGCCGCCCCGAGAGCCGGTTCGTCGCGGAGTTCCTCGGCGAGAACAACGTCTTCGACGCCGAGGTGGTCGACGGGTCGGGACCTGGAGGTGAAACGGAGGGGTCGTCGGTCCGGGTGCAGGGTCACGATTTCCGCCTCTCTCCGGTGGAGATGCCGTCCGACGGCCGTCTGACGTTCTGCGTCCGCCCGGCCGCCTTCCGGCGCGACGCCGGCGAGAACCGCATCACCGCCGACGTCCTCGACAGCGAGTTCCTCGGCGAGACCACCCGCGTCCACCTCGCGTGGGAGGGCCGCCGCCTCGTCGTCGCGCTCGACAATCCACCGGAGATCGACGAGGTGACGGTCGGCTTCGACCCCGACGACGCGTGGGTCCTACCCTGA
- a CDS encoding ABC transporter permease yields MDWLRRVELPFLVAGFATTALLVVMLYYPVASVLVEGVVVDGRPSLSPLVDVLADPFYHDLFGFTIYQAILSTLLSLALGLPGAYLLARFEFPGRRTLQSVTLVPFVLPSIMVAIGFAAMFGTNGPLNRALAALGLPKLELMFTLRIIVLAHAFYNAPLVTRIVAAAWEGVDARTVETARSLGASPRRAFADVVAPQLAPAVLTSALLVFIFTFMSFPIVLALGGLELATVEVWLYDRITRLRLQEAAALAVLEAVVTLGLTYAYLHYETAQAATRSVAPRVRRRLSAVHPLEAFAVGLYGVGIAVVFLGPIASMLLASVTNLGGEFTLQWYEFLLARRDVAVGTQSDVAIRNSLVFAVGTLAVAVPMGVVVALATARDTPSARVVGTLAMLPFAVSGVVVGFGLLQTVVFGVEVLGRRVQVTGAVAVVAAHAVGAYPFVVRTVAPALSSMDDRLVETTRSLGASRTRALVDVELPLVAPAVAAGAAFAFAISIGEFNSTVVLVEGSDAYTMPVAVERYLSARPLGPAAAMGTVLLVVTSVSFVVIERVGGYGGFAR; encoded by the coding sequence ATGGATTGGCTCCGGCGGGTCGAACTCCCGTTTCTCGTCGCCGGGTTCGCGACGACCGCGCTGCTCGTCGTCATGCTGTACTACCCGGTTGCGAGCGTCCTCGTCGAGGGCGTCGTCGTCGACGGCCGCCCGTCGCTGTCGCCGCTCGTGGACGTCCTCGCGGACCCCTTCTACCACGACCTGTTCGGCTTTACGATCTACCAGGCGATCCTGTCGACGCTTCTGAGCCTCGCGCTCGGCCTGCCGGGCGCGTACCTGCTGGCGCGCTTCGAGTTCCCCGGCCGGCGGACGCTGCAGTCCGTGACGCTGGTCCCGTTCGTGCTGCCGTCCATCATGGTCGCGATCGGCTTCGCCGCGATGTTCGGGACCAACGGGCCGCTCAATCGGGCGCTGGCCGCGCTCGGCCTCCCGAAACTCGAGCTCATGTTCACGCTGCGGATCATCGTCCTGGCGCACGCCTTCTACAACGCGCCGCTCGTGACGCGGATCGTGGCGGCCGCCTGGGAGGGCGTCGACGCCCGGACGGTCGAAACCGCCCGCAGCCTCGGCGCGTCGCCGCGCCGGGCGTTCGCCGACGTCGTCGCGCCACAGCTCGCGCCGGCCGTCCTCACGAGCGCGCTGCTCGTGTTCATCTTCACGTTCATGTCCTTCCCGATCGTGCTCGCGCTGGGCGGGCTGGAGCTGGCCACCGTCGAGGTGTGGCTCTACGACCGCATCACGCGACTCCGGCTCCAGGAGGCGGCCGCACTCGCGGTGCTGGAGGCCGTCGTGACGCTGGGACTGACCTACGCGTACCTCCACTACGAGACCGCGCAGGCGGCGACCCGGAGCGTCGCACCACGGGTCCGCCGGCGGCTGTCCGCGGTCCACCCGCTCGAGGCGTTCGCGGTCGGCCTCTACGGCGTCGGCATCGCGGTCGTCTTCCTGGGTCCGATCGCCTCGATGCTGCTCGCGAGCGTGACGAACCTCGGCGGCGAGTTCACCCTCCAGTGGTACGAGTTCCTCCTCGCTCGCCGGGACGTCGCGGTCGGAACGCAGTCGGACGTCGCCATCCGCAACTCGCTCGTCTTTGCGGTCGGGACGCTGGCCGTCGCCGTCCCGATGGGCGTCGTCGTCGCGCTGGCGACGGCCCGCGACACCCCGTCGGCGCGGGTCGTCGGGACGCTCGCAATGTTGCCCTTCGCCGTCTCCGGCGTCGTCGTCGGGTTCGGCCTGCTGCAGACGGTCGTCTTCGGCGTCGAGGTGCTCGGCCGCCGCGTGCAGGTGACCGGCGCCGTCGCCGTCGTCGCCGCCCACGCGGTCGGTGCCTACCCGTTCGTCGTTCGGACCGTCGCGCCGGCACTGTCCTCGATGGACGACCGCCTCGTCGAGACCACCCGCAGCCTCGGCGCCTCCCGGACCCGCGCGCTCGTGGACGTCGAGTTGCCGCTGGTCGCCCCCGCCGTCGCCGCCGGCGCTGCCTTCGCCTTCGCCATCAGCATCGGCGAGTTCAACTCGACGGTCGTCCTCGTGGAGGGCAGCGACGCCTACACGATGCCGGTCGCCGTCGAGCGGTACCTCTCGGCCCGGCCGCTCGGGCCCGCGGCCGCGATGGGGACGGTACTCCTGGTCGTGACGAGCGTCAGTTTCGTGGTCATCGAACGCGTCGGCGGGTACGGAGGCTTCGCCCGATGA
- a CDS encoding class I SAM-dependent methyltransferase: MSVRAEFDAWAADGRDRGMEERHWHTAKHALARMPVETGDTVLDLGCGSGYAARALREADGAARAYGLDGAPEMVENARSYTDDPRVAYVVGDFQSLPFADDSVDHAFSMEAFYYAPDPVGALEELRRVLRPGGTFYCAVNYFEENVHTHEWQENIDIEMTLWDYEDYREAFRAAGFVVAEQDTIPDRETEIPPASEFPTDDWESREDMVERYREFGTLLTAGVVP; this comes from the coding sequence ATGAGCGTCCGAGCCGAGTTCGACGCCTGGGCCGCCGACGGCCGGGACCGCGGGATGGAAGAGCGCCACTGGCACACCGCGAAACACGCCCTCGCGCGGATGCCCGTCGAGACCGGCGACACCGTCCTCGATCTGGGCTGTGGCAGCGGCTACGCCGCCCGCGCGCTCCGGGAGGCCGACGGGGCCGCCCGCGCCTACGGCCTCGACGGCGCCCCCGAGATGGTCGAAAACGCCCGGAGCTACACCGACGACCCACGCGTCGCCTACGTCGTCGGGGACTTCCAGTCGCTGCCGTTCGCCGACGACAGCGTCGACCACGCCTTCTCGATGGAGGCCTTCTACTACGCCCCCGACCCGGTCGGCGCCCTCGAGGAACTCCGGCGGGTGCTCCGGCCCGGCGGGACGTTCTACTGTGCGGTCAACTACTTCGAGGAGAACGTTCACACCCACGAGTGGCAGGAGAACATCGACATCGAGATGACGCTGTGGGACTACGAGGACTACCGCGAGGCCTTCAGGGCGGCCGGCTTCGTCGTCGCCGAACAGGACACCATCCCGGACCGCGAGACGGAGATTCCGCCGGCGAGCGAGTTCCCGACCGACGACTGGGAGTCCCGCGAGGACATGGTCGAGCGCTACCGGGAGTTCGGGACGCTGCTGACCGCCGGGGTCGTGCCCTAA
- a CDS encoding HpcH/HpaI aldolase family protein: protein MDDLYDAVGTWCSLGDPAVAEIAAGGDVDFAVVDTEHAPLGLETVADCLRAVAARDCRSVVRVPWNDPVRIKRLLDLGPDGLLVPMVDDAAAAREAVAATRYPPEGVRGVAAARAADYGRDFESYVADGHRDLSVVVQIEREAAVENAADIAAVDGVDALFVGPADLSTSLGCFPDFGAPEFVAAVEAVLSAGETAGVPVGTLGTTPEGIRSLGSLGIDFLVAGADFTHLVEGQRRAVGTAEDVL, encoded by the coding sequence ATGGACGACCTGTACGACGCGGTCGGGACGTGGTGTTCGCTCGGCGACCCCGCAGTCGCCGAGATAGCGGCCGGCGGCGACGTCGACTTCGCCGTCGTCGACACCGAACACGCGCCGCTCGGCCTGGAGACGGTCGCCGACTGCCTGCGTGCGGTCGCCGCGCGGGACTGCCGGTCGGTCGTCCGGGTCCCCTGGAACGATCCGGTCCGCATCAAGCGCCTGCTGGACCTCGGGCCCGACGGCCTGCTGGTGCCGATGGTCGACGACGCCGCGGCGGCCCGCGAGGCCGTCGCGGCCACCCGGTACCCGCCCGAGGGCGTCCGCGGCGTCGCGGCCGCCAGGGCCGCCGACTACGGGCGGGACTTCGAGTCCTACGTCGCCGACGGCCACCGCGACCTGTCGGTCGTCGTCCAGATAGAGCGCGAGGCGGCCGTCGAGAACGCCGCCGACATCGCCGCCGTCGACGGCGTCGACGCGCTGTTCGTCGGGCCGGCCGACCTCTCGACGTCGCTCGGTTGCTTCCCGGACTTCGGGGCGCCCGAGTTCGTCGCCGCCGTCGAGGCGGTGCTGTCGGCGGGCGAGACGGCCGGCGTCCCAGTCGGCACGCTCGGCACCACGCCCGAGGGGATACGCTCGCTGGGGTCGCTCGGGATCGACTTCCTCGTCGCCGGCGCCGACTTCACGCACCTCGTCGAGGGGCAGCGACGCGCCGTCGGGACCGCCGAGGACGTCCTCTAG
- a CDS encoding DUF7090 family protein → MDYELAIENAPDTVPGGTGVLLVHPSTGETDRIDTDFLKSDTDHLLVISTRTTAREVQQKLEYYDVDETKADILDTLSVERGYSRRPSDHVHYVSSPDDLAGIVDITREFLADNEGKRRVSLDSITEMAYYADEERAMEAVEEILDLLAEYDAVGLFHLSAEVHDEEAVTEFQALFDGVVTLSEDGTVYADF, encoded by the coding sequence ATGGACTACGAACTCGCCATCGAGAACGCACCCGACACCGTACCTGGCGGGACGGGGGTTCTGCTGGTCCACCCGTCGACGGGCGAGACGGACCGAATCGACACCGACTTCCTGAAGTCCGACACCGACCACCTGCTCGTCATCTCGACGCGGACGACGGCCCGGGAGGTCCAGCAGAAACTGGAGTACTACGACGTCGACGAGACGAAGGCCGACATCCTCGACACGCTCTCCGTCGAGCGGGGCTACTCCCGGCGACCGTCCGATCACGTCCACTACGTCTCCTCGCCGGACGACCTGGCCGGCATCGTCGACATAACGAGGGAGTTCCTCGCCGACAACGAGGGCAAGCGGCGGGTCAGCCTCGACTCCATCACCGAGATGGCCTACTACGCCGACGAGGAGCGGGCGATGGAGGCCGTCGAGGAGATACTCGACCTGCTCGCCGAGTACGACGCCGTCGGTCTCTTCCACCTCTCGGCGGAGGTCCACGACGAGGAGGCGGTCACCGAGTTCCAGGCGCTCTTCGACGGCGTCGTCACGCTCTCGGAGGACGGCACCGTCTACGCCGACTTCTAG